The region GCCAATATCAAGGCCTTGATCGACGAACTGCTCCTGGCCCGGGAGATCAGTCCCCATGGCATCATTGGCACCAACTGCATGGTGGCCATTCGGGATTTTGAATCCATGGTGCGCACCTCCCTGGAAAACGGGGCGCAGTTCATCATCGCAGGGGCCGGGTTGCCGCTGCGGTTGCCCGAATTTGCCGCCTCCAATCCCAAAGCAGCCCTGATTCCCATTGTCTCCTCGCTCCGGGCGGCGGTCCTCATCGCCAAACGCTGGCACAAACTCTACAAACGTCTGCCCGATGCCATTCTGTTCGAAGATCCCAACACCGCAGGTGGTCACCTCGGTGCCGACCGGCCCAATATTTTTTCCCTGGATTTTTCCCTGGAACGGGTCATCCCGGAGCTGGTCCAATGGGTCCGCAAGGAGTATGGCGGTGAAATTCCGATCATCAGCGCCGGTGGCATCTGGGATCGTCAGGATATCGACCGGGTCATGTCCCTGGGTGCCAAGGGGGTCCAAATGGCCACCCGTTTCATCTGCACCCACGAGTGTGATGCCGCCCAATCCTTCAAGGATGCCTTCATCCAGGCCAAAGACGGCGATGTGGTGATCATCGATTCCCCGGCGGGCCTTCCCGGACGAGCGTTGAGTTCTCCCTTTACCCGCAAGCTTTTCCGGGGTGACGAGGTCGATGCCAAATGCTTCGCCACCTGCCTGAGCGCCTGCCTTTGCCGCGATGAAGAGAGTACTTTCTGCATTGCCCGGGCTTTGCATCAGGCCCAACAGGGAGACCTGGAAAATGGCCTCGTGTTCACCGGCACCAACGCCACCCGCCACACCCGCATGACCTCGGTTCGCGAAATTTTCGAGGAACTGAATGGCTGTACCGTTCCGCCTCCTGTTCCCGGTTTTGCCTGATTCTTGAAAAAAACACGGCGAGGCCTCTGCCACCCCCGAGTATGAAAGTTCTCAACGTTTTTTCAAAGCAATCCCATGCTGCCAGCCTCCATATGCACGATAAAAAAATTTTCGTCCGGTGATCATCAAAACCTGTTTCAGCGTGTTGACCTCCCGATTTCGAGAGTGCTGGCTGAAAAAAATTGAAAACACGATTGACTTGATATTACCCCCTATAGCATAATCCATAGGGGTTAGGGTCTCCCCGGAGATTTATTGAGACCGAGTCTTATTGTTCGCGATGCTTTTGTCCTGATTTGTCATCACTCGTGATGATCGATGATACCGTAGTGGTCAACCTGATCTGGATGACTACGAGATGCGGTCGTCCTGGGATCACGGGAGGGGGGTGGGGAAGACAATGGCTGTCCGGGAATCCTGTTCTGGCAGGTTGGTGCCAACCGTGCGCACGGCCTTCT is a window of Magnetococcales bacterium DNA encoding:
- a CDS encoding nitronate monooxygenase, which translates into the protein MPSSTVATPSQTASSPAVTPLPPLTIGNFTLPIPIIQGGMGIRVSAHKLASAVANVGGAGVIATVALSLASKYYNKGKDYYKANIKALIDELLLAREISPHGIIGTNCMVAIRDFESMVRTSLENGAQFIIAGAGLPLRLPEFAASNPKAALIPIVSSLRAAVLIAKRWHKLYKRLPDAILFEDPNTAGGHLGADRPNIFSLDFSLERVIPELVQWVRKEYGGEIPIISAGGIWDRQDIDRVMSLGAKGVQMATRFICTHECDAAQSFKDAFIQAKDGDVVIIDSPAGLPGRALSSPFTRKLFRGDEVDAKCFATCLSACLCRDEESTFCIARALHQAQQGDLENGLVFTGTNATRHTRMTSVREIFEELNGCTVPPPVPGFA